The DNA region TCAAGGCGGCGAATTTCAGCTTCAAGAACCGGTTTTAATTTTTCGAGCAAAATATCATGAATTTCAGCCAGGGTTTTGCCTTCTGTTTGTTGGCGCGTGAGCAATGTAGATTGATTAATCCAAGGCAGCGTAATAATTTGCAGTTCACCTTTTGCCAGTTCCACACGATGGGTTTTCAGGCTTTCACCAACAATAAAACCTGGAACCGCAAGGGTGCGATAAATACTTAAACTCGCGCCACCACTCCCTTGGGAATATTGATCATGGTTCCCCACCAGCAAAACAGTCGGAATTTTCGCATCGGCAAGGCGACGAAATTGGGCAGCAAAGGCTTCTTGCACATAGGGTGCAGGGGTCGCATCGGGAAAAGCATCCCCCGCAAAAATCACTAAATCTACCGGTTCAGCGATCGCCCGATCCATGCAAAGACTAAGGGTCTGTTCAAAATCTTCAAGGCGGCTATTAATACCGGTTTCAGGGTTAACTTGCCCATGGGAAAAGCCGCTCCCCATATGAATATCTGAAAGATGGAGAATTTTAAACATCTAACTCGAAAGGCGATCGCCCAAGCTCAATGATTTAACATTAGCTCGGTTCTGACATTTTGAATCCAGTGGCATCTCAGAAGGGCGATCGCCTTAATCTCAAAACCAATTAACGAACTTAGCGCAGAGCTGCCTTCGGAGCTGAAATCGTCGAAGGATAACGAATTACATCAGCATTAACTGTTTTCGGTTCTGTCGCAGGCTTATTATCTGCCAACAACACATTACGAATAAATCGTGCTGCGACTTTTTGAAGCAAACCTTCCGCAATTTTTTGACCAAGTTGCTGTGTTTCTCGCTTCATTAAAACGCGGGGAACTAATGGCAACAAAAATGTTGGGTCAAAGTTAGGCGTATCTTGCAGAATCTGCCAGATCGTTTGAATATGCTCTAAATTTGCGGCATTATCTTTCACATTGACGGTTTTAGAACGCGCTGGCGTATCTTTTTGACCAAAACGCTGTTGTACTAAATTCGTGAAATTTTGCAGCGTATTCAGGCCAAAAGCATCCACTGACTGCACAATTTCCGAAGCGAGCTGCTCACGAATATAATCACCGCGTTCCGAAAAAATATAATCAACCGCCTGATTAACAGCCCCTTCTAAATCATAATCCTGGGATGTTTTCGCATTCTGCAAGAGATTTTCGAGACGATTCCAACGGAAACTGCCATCTTTAAACAACAGATCTTTCAGAGAATTACGCAGCTCCTCAGATTCGTCAGTTAATAGACGTTTCGCAACGTAAGGATAGGCTTTACTGAGTACTTTAAATTCTGGATCAACACCAATCGCAATCCCTTCTAGCGTCACCATCGAACGAATAATCAACGCATAATAGGCAGGCACTTGGAATGGAAATTCGTACATAATGCCGGACATCTGATCCGTGATGCTCTTAAAATTCAGCTCCGCCACACTTGCACCAAGGGCATTACCAAAGACCGTACTAAGAGCTGGAATAATCGGCGTCAAATCGGTGTCTGGCGTCAAAAAATCGAGCTTCACATAGTCATGGGCAAGGGAATCAAAGTCACGATTGACGAGATGAACAACCGCTTCAATCAAGCCATACCGCTGATAAGGCTTAATCGTACTCATCATGCCAAAGTCAAGATAGGCAAGGCGTCCGTCCTCTAGAGCGAGCAAATTACCGGGGTGAGGGTCGGCATGGAAAAAGCCATGTTCGAGAAGTTGTCGGAGGGAGCATTCCACGCCCACTTCCACAAGATGGGTAGCATCAATTCCTAATGCAGCAATTTCTTTAAGGTTCGTGAGCTTAATACCATCCAACCATTCCATTGTAAGCACGCGCCGCCCTGTGTAATCCCAGTAAATACTAGGTACATAGATTTCTTCCATACCGCCGTAGTATTTTTTGAAACGCTCAGCATTACGACCTTCTTGGGAATAGTTCATTTCCTCAAAGATCCGACCAGCAAACTCATCGGTAATGCCGATCAAATCAGAACGGACTCGTTTCACATTAGTTTGCAACCACCGCGCAATTTTCCGCATGATTGCAATATCAAGGTTAATACGATTTTCTAAGTCTGGCCGCTGTACTTTAACAGCAACTTTTTCACCTGTTTTTAGACGAGCCTGGTAAACCTGCCCGAGGGACGCTGCAGCGAGAGGTTCAGGAGAAATTTCAGCGTAGATCTCTTCAGGAGGACGGCCGAGTTCTTCTTCAATAAATTTAAAGGCGATCGCCGTTGGGAAAGACGGTAGCTGATCCTGTAAATCCGTTAATTCTGCAAGATAAGTCGGCGGTACAAGATCCGGGCGTGTAGAGAGTGCTTGACCAATTTTGATATAGGTCGGCCCGAGATCTGTCAAGATCTGCTTGAGGTGATTAGCTTGAGACTTCTGCGCTTGGGGAGATTTGGTCTTACCTCGAAAACTATCCCACCAGACATGAATAGCTAGACCCACAAAACTAGTAACAATAGTGCTCAGTCGCCCAAAAACAGCAAAAGGCTTCTCTTTAGCTAATTTATCGACTTTCTCAGGGTTATAACGCCAGTCTTCAGAGTCGACCATAGTTACCGGACTGGTTGTAGTTTCAGGAGTCTGAGTCTGTTCGGGCATAACCTATCTGAAGCGATCGCCTACTTGAATACTTTCAATGTAAACGATTGTAACAAATGTTTCTCAGACTCTTATGACAATTCTGGGGGGCGATCGCTGATCCCCGCCTTAGGGCGTGCGTGCATTCAAGGGATTTTCCTCAAGAGATTGCTCACTCAGACGCTGGTTACGCAAAATATTAATCGCTTTAGAATATTGCGGATCCGCATTAGTCGCAATCAAGCCAGGGTCACTATTGAGCTCAACAAACTGCTCTCGACTCAATTCCACAGTAATGTCTGGGTTAACCCCATTCATGTTGATGCTGATGCCACTGGGAGGATAATACCGAGAGATTGTCACAGCTAGTCCTGCACCGTTAGAGAGTTCATGAACAGACTGCACAGTGCCTTTACCATAAGTGCGCGTTCCAACAAGAGTGGCACGATTATTATCTTTTAACGCTGCGGCCAAAATTTCGCTGGCACTAGCCGAGTTTTCATTCACAAGCACAACCAAGGGTAAATCTGTAATGGCAGTTTGGTTCGCACTAAATTCGCGATCGCCACCTTTCCTGTCAACAGTACGAACAATTGCCCCTTCTTCCATCCACATCCGAGCAATATCAACACTCGAATACAATAGACCGCCAGGATTGCCTCGTAGATCTAAAACAAAACCTTCAACAGCTTGGGATTCCAAATCCTGAATCGCCTTATACATCTGCTCAGCTGCATGGGAGCTAAATTCATCCAGACGAATATAACCAACGCTTTCACCATCAACTTGCTTCATGCGATGGGTTACTGCGGGCAACTCAATCGTCGCACGGACAAGCTCTAGGTCAAACTCCGGACGCTCTGGACGGCTCACTTTCAAAAGCACAGCAGAACCTTCTTGACCACGAATCAAATTAGAAGATTGCTCCAGAGTGAGCAGAGCGGTGATCTGACCATCAATCTGCACGATTTGGTCATCGACCTTTAGTCCACCAGCTTCAGCAGGAGAACTATCTAAAACATCAACAACAGTTAAAAGACCTGTTTCTTCATCAATCGCCAACCGAATACCAATCCCAGAAAGCTCGCCAGTTGTCTGACTGGTTAAATCTTCAAATTGCTCTGGATCGAGGAAACGAGTGTAGGGATCACCCAATGTGTCGAGGGCATCACGGATAGTACTGTAGGCTGTATCGTAGCTATCATACTGCTGCTCCAACAGCTCACTACGAAGTTTTAACCATTCCTCTGCATCATAATTTTTGGCAACGGATTCAGCATGGATGATCTGCCAGATTTCGTCCACAACCACCTTCGGACTATCTTCCATTGCGGCGATCGCCGGACGCATTATGGGAGTTGTCGTCAGTAAGGTTAAAAGAGAAATTGTTCCAAGGGCACCATTAAAAATAGCTTTGGGGGAAATCGCTAGGAATGGAGCAGTTTGTGTCATAGGATTTAGATGCCAAGAGATTAGCGAATAAGTTAGGCGGAAGAGCGACCAGACAGCCTATTTATCGAAGTCAGGACTTTACTAAATATTGTTCCCGCTGGGGTATCTCGAACAAACTCACTTTTCGGGAAATTTAGTCATCCCAGAGGAGTACTTGTCTAAGGAGAAGAGCAGTGGCTAACAAATTTGGTGTGAGACAGAGGGCAAATAGATGCAGAAATCGGGAGTTTGACTTCGTCTCAGCTGCTTACCAAACTATTGTAATCAATAAATTTCACTTCTTGGGAAATAAAATTCATTCCTTATATTGTTTATAGAAATCCAAAAGGATTTGCTGATGGATAGCTGGCATGGGTCGCCATTTTTTTGCTTTTTCGGAGTAGGCGCCGCCATCCTGGGCAGCTTGTTGGTTTAGTAATCTCATATCCCATCCTTCATTAAGAATTAGATCACGAAGGAAAACAGTCAACGGCACCTGAAAAACATGGCGATGCACACTTTTTAAAGTCTCCGATTGGAGTTCGTCGCTATATACACCAAATTTTTGTATCTTAGTCCGAGGAATTTGATAAGCAATCTCTTCTAAAATTTCGCGTTCTAAAGCTTCTTCAGGAGTTTCACTGGGTTCGAGATGTCCTCCAAAAAAGCCCCAACATCCCGGATAAATAATCCCAGGAATATCGTCACGTAGCTGCATTAAAACGCTATCGCCTTGGGTTAGGATGGCGATCGCCACCAAGATAGAATTGTTCATGCCCATTAACCTCTACATGGTGCATCAAAACAGATTGCCGTCTTTATAGGCCAATCCACTACATCATAATTTTCAGCGCAAGTCTCCTACATGGCCTCCATCAACTTTTCATATACACCAGAAGTTTCAATCATTCTCTGTACTTACAACCGCGCTCACTGCCTACTAGACTGCCTCCAGAGCGTATTGGCGCAGGATTTTCAGAATTGGGAATTAATTGTTGTTGATGATGGAAGCAGCGACGAGACTTTTAACGTTATTAATCCCCTGCTGCAAAAAGATCAAAGAATTCGTTACATCAAACATCAAAATCGCAAGGTTGGATTTTCTCGTAACGCAGGTATTCAAGCCTCCTTCGGTAAATACATTACCTTTATCGATAGTGATGATCTGTACTTACCCCATCACATCAGCTCCCGAGTCGACTATATGCACAGCCATGAAGATATTGATATCCTCTCAGGCGGCCTAGAAGTCAAAGGAGATGTCTGGGTCAGCGATTATTATCAGCGAGACAAGAAAATCAGTATTTATGATTGTGTTGCTGGCGGCACATTTTTCGGCAAAAGAGAAGTTTATTTCGAGCTAAAAGGCTTTCAACCAAAAGAATATGGCGATGATACCGACTTTTGGGCCAGAGCAGAAGAAGCCTTTAATGTCGCAAAAATCACTGAGCCACCAACCTACATTTATATCCGCACAGCAGATAGCATCACAGGGAAAGCAACGCTAAATCTCATATGAGTAAGCAGTCGCCAGATAGATGAAGACACTCCATAATGGTTTTGCAGACAGGCTCAGGATTGAGGTTCACATGACGTATCAAACTAAATGACCACTACTATATTGCTCGGTTCTGTGATGTTTCTGAACCTTGGCTACAAAGCTATGTCAACCAGCAATATGAGGCCGTACCGCAAAAAGTGCATGTTTCCTCAAAAAAAGGGCGACTCACAATTCAATGTGATGAGATGTAGTCTTTTGTGGACAATAAACAGCAACAATACTGGATTTGGTTTGCTCTAGATGTCGATGCTCGTGAGATTGTTGGGCTTTATGTAGGAGACCGCTCTGAGTTAGGAGCAAAGCATTTGTGAGAATCTTTACCTGGGGTCTATTGTCAATGCGCTGTGGCTTATACTGATTTTTGGTCAGCTTATAGCACTGTCTTCCCTCGTAAATATCATCAAGCTGTAGGCAAAGAGACCGGCAAAATCAGCTACATTGAGCGTTTTAACTGCACTGTACGCTAGAGGGTTTCACCTCTAGTCCGAAAGACTCTATCCTTCTCCAAGAAGTTAGAGAATCGCATCGGAGCTATCTGGCTTTTTGTCCATCACTACAATGCATCCTTAAACCTTTAGGACTACCCAATCTTGTTTAAATCTGGTGAATAGGGAGGCAGATACCACACCTTACATTTCGCCTTTGCCAAGATTTCTGCAATCCTTCCTCCTTTGTGGAAAGTGGCATTATCCAAAATCGACATTGCAGAATAGAGGTATGGATGGAGGATGCTGACCCAATGCAATGTCCAGGATGCCAATCTACTCATATCCGTAAGAACGGAAAAAAGAGGCAAACACAATCACATCTGTGTAGATTGTGGCCGTCAGTTTATCGACCACTACAGTAACGTGAGTTCGGGATAAGGAATAAAGGTTCTAATCAAGCTGAAGAGAAGGTTTCTTAGGCTGATGACAGTAGGCAATGAGACCGCAAAGCAAGTTGACACAAAAGTTCGCTGGACTGCGATGGCGAGAGTGTTCAATCTGAGAAATATTCTTCAGTTGGTCAATGACGGTCTCAATTAAAGCTCGCTTACGAGCCAGCACTTTGTCACGCCAAAGCATCAGGTGATTCTTCATATTGCGACGAGGCTTAGCTAGAAGCCTCACATCATATTCTTCTTGTAAATACTGTGCCAGAGCTTGAGAGACGTAACCTTTATCGGCAAAGACTTTTCCCGATAACCCTTTCAAAAGCTCCACTACCGGCTTTCTATCATTGGTGTTGCCAGGCGTGATTTTAACATTGAGTAATTCGCCATGGTCATTGATAACCAGATGTAGTTTGAAACCAAAGAACCAACCCACAGAGGTTTTACCTCGAGCGGCATGGCCATCAAAAACGTGATGTTGAGAGATGCGGCGATTGTGACAAACTTTGATACTTGAAGCTGATACCTGTGCATTGACCATAACAGTGCTGTAGGTAGACACATAGAGAGAGGTACTAACGTCGAAGGCATCCACTCCACAAAACGTTGGTCACTCACTGCTCTGGGAAAAGCTCCTCGCCAGTGATGACGCACATTGATGAGATAGAAATACTTGAAGTGACGATAATGAGATTGATCAAATGCAATCAATATCGTCATTATCTCGCTTAAACTCAAGCTTCTTGAGCGACGTCGCCGCCGTTGTTTCGAGGCCAGCAGCTGTTGTTGCCATTGAGGTTCGAAGACTTGGCAGAAATCATCAACGGCACAAAACAAAGGCTCTAGACTGGTCATCAACTTCCACAATATGCACTTTCTCCTTTTTCTTTCTTATCCCGAACTCACGTTTATTAGAGTGATTCACCAATAAGAGTTGGTGCTGCCCAGAGATTTGGGGTTGCCCAGAGTGCTGGGTCATCGGGGTCTTCGGCAAATTCGAGTAGGGTTGCAAGCATTGCCTGTCGGAGAGCGATCGCCTTATCTCCAGATTGGTCGAGTTGTTGATAAAACTCTTGCATCAGAAAAGCAGTGGAATCGTCAGGGATTTTCCAAAGAGTAACAATAATGCTGGGAGTTCCAGCGGCAATGAAGGAGCGAGACAGGCCAATAACACCGTCACTTTTAATGTCTCCTTGGGCAGTATCACAGGCGCTGAGCACCACGAGATCGGCGACCAGTTTTAAGTCGAGAATTTCGTTGGAAGTAAGGTAACCCAAGTCGGTTTCGGTAGGGGCTAAGGCCAAAGCTCCGGGGGTTCCTAATCCGGCAACATCTTCCAATAATCCATGGGTGGCAATGTGCACAATTCGGGCACTAGAAATGTCTGTCAGAATTTGTTCCTTCGTCGCTTGTTTTCCGGTGATGGCATTACTTTTAAGGAAATCGGCAATATCCAAGGCTTCCTGTTCTGCGCCGGATAATGGCGATAAGGTTGTGCCCGTTTGCAAGTTGATTGGCATCTCGGGATTGCCTAACACTAAATCCTTGGCAGCTTCTGGATTACGAGGAAAACCTGCAATCAGATTATGTTCTGGTTTTTTGGCGGCATTGGCTAGTTTTTGTTGGCGGGTCAGTTCCAAGGCCTGAATTGATGGCGAGGTAAGAATTGTATGGTCTTGGATGAGGTAATGCTCTTCAGCATCTAGGAGCGCCACAAAGGGAACAAGAAATAGCGAACCTTGGGGGATGAAAACAACCTTTTGATTTTCGTCGGAGGGTAAAAATTCAGCGATCGGTGCAATCAGTATTTCATGGAGGGCTTGTAGTTCATCAACGGGATAATACGGCTCGATAAACATCCCATCGCGGCTAGCTTGTACTA from [Leptolyngbya] sp. PCC 7376 includes:
- a CDS encoding AarF/ABC1/UbiB kinase family protein, producing MPEQTQTPETTTSPVTMVDSEDWRYNPEKVDKLAKEKPFAVFGRLSTIVTSFVGLAIHVWWDSFRGKTKSPQAQKSQANHLKQILTDLGPTYIKIGQALSTRPDLVPPTYLAELTDLQDQLPSFPTAIAFKFIEEELGRPPEEIYAEISPEPLAAASLGQVYQARLKTGEKVAVKVQRPDLENRINLDIAIMRKIARWLQTNVKRVRSDLIGITDEFAGRIFEEMNYSQEGRNAERFKKYYGGMEEIYVPSIYWDYTGRRVLTMEWLDGIKLTNLKEIAALGIDATHLVEVGVECSLRQLLEHGFFHADPHPGNLLALEDGRLAYLDFGMMSTIKPYQRYGLIEAVVHLVNRDFDSLAHDYVKLDFLTPDTDLTPIIPALSTVFGNALGASVAELNFKSITDQMSGIMYEFPFQVPAYYALIIRSMVTLEGIAIGVDPEFKVLSKAYPYVAKRLLTDESEELRNSLKDLLFKDGSFRWNRLENLLQNAKTSQDYDLEGAVNQAVDYIFSERGDYIREQLASEIVQSVDAFGLNTLQNFTNLVQQRFGQKDTPARSKTVNVKDNAANLEHIQTIWQILQDTPNFDPTFLLPLVPRVLMKRETQQLGQKIAEGLLQKVAARFIRNVLLADNKPATEPKTVNADVIRYPSTISAPKAALR
- a CDS encoding NUDIX hydrolase translates to MNNSILVAIAILTQGDSVLMQLRDDIPGIIYPGCWGFFGGHLEPSETPEEALEREILEEIAYQIPRTKIQKFGVYSDELQSETLKSVHRHVFQVPLTVFLRDLILNEGWDMRLLNQQAAQDGGAYSEKAKKWRPMPAIHQQILLDFYKQYKE
- the ctpB gene encoding carboxyl-terminal processing protease CtpB; translated protein: MTQTAPFLAISPKAIFNGALGTISLLTLLTTTPIMRPAIAAMEDSPKVVVDEIWQIIHAESVAKNYDAEEWLKLRSELLEQQYDSYDTAYSTIRDALDTLGDPYTRFLDPEQFEDLTSQTTGELSGIGIRLAIDEETGLLTVVDVLDSSPAEAGGLKVDDQIVQIDGQITALLTLEQSSNLIRGQEGSAVLLKVSRPERPEFDLELVRATIELPAVTHRMKQVDGESVGYIRLDEFSSHAAEQMYKAIQDLESQAVEGFVLDLRGNPGGLLYSSVDIARMWMEEGAIVRTVDRKGGDREFSANQTAITDLPLVVLVNENSASASEILAAALKDNNRATLVGTRTYGKGTVQSVHELSNGAGLAVTISRYYPPSGISINMNGVNPDITVELSREQFVELNSDPGLIATNADPQYSKAINILRNQRLSEQSLEENPLNARTP
- a CDS encoding glycosyltransferase family A protein produces the protein MASINFSYTPEVSIILCTYNRAHCLLDCLQSVLAQDFQNWELIVVDDGSSDETFNVINPLLQKDQRIRYIKHQNRKVGFSRNAGIQASFGKYITFIDSDDLYLPHHISSRVDYMHSHEDIDILSGGLEVKGDVWVSDYYQRDKKISIYDCVAGGTFFGKREVYFELKGFQPKEYGDDTDFWARAEEAFNVAKITEPPTYIYIRTADSITGKATLNLI